One Vespa velutina chromosome 9, iVesVel2.1, whole genome shotgun sequence DNA segment encodes these proteins:
- the LOC124951402 gene encoding ejaculatory bulb-specific protein 3-like yields MKFTYVYFLIIGICGLIVGYNEEYYPNVYDQVDIDAIFNSERFLNQYINCLLDEGPCTADGRSLKQILPEILATQCARCNEYQKKIGNKLWQLKEKKPNVWNQFQTKYDPENIYFDKFEAYLKD; encoded by the exons aTGAAATTCACTTACgtctattttctaataatcggAATATGCGGGCTCATCGTTGGATATAATGAAGAATACTATCCAAATGTATACGATCAAGTGGACATAGATGCGATTTTTAATAGCGAAcgatttttaaatcaatatataaattgtttgcTCGATGAGGGTCCTTGTACCGCCGATGGACGTAGTCTTAAAC AAATACTTCCTGAAATATTGGCCACACAATGCGCGAGATGTAACGAGTACcagaagaaaataggaaacaaGCTTTGGCaactgaaggaaaaaaagccaAATGTATGGAATCAGTTTCAAACGAAATACGATCctgagaatatatatttcgataagtTTGAAGCATATCTTAAGGATTAA
- the LOC124951725 gene encoding uncharacterized protein LOC124951725 translates to MMKLLQYVSLVSLLVVFAFVKADDELYSDKYDYIDPKEIVANDRLRDEYYNCFMDTSPCVTPDAIFFKSNLPEAIITKCKKCTEKQKENFEFIAVWYNDNRPDEWNALVKKFMEDAKKMNIANSKYLVIISIENRHSFLKIFLICLFQHSFLSQFNKKIIMAHNLWILSIVVLSSMIFSVFANNSDDTKYITKYDNINVDEILNTPRLRNQYVDCYVGRTPCVTPEAKFLKDVLPEVLVTKCKKCSDKQKVIFDKVITWFEENDKETWKVILAKSINEHVNVRSRRS, encoded by the exons ATGATGAAGTTACTCCAATATGTCTCGTTGGTTTCATTGTTGGTGGTGTTCGCGTTTGTCAAAGCAGACGACGAATTATATTCCGACAAGTACGATTACATAGACCCCAAGGAAATCGTCGCCAATGATCGTTTAAGGGATGagtattataattgtttcatGGACACCAGCCCTTGTGTTACCCCGGACGCGATATTCTTCAAAT CGAATTTACCAGAGGCAATAATAACTAAATGCAAGAAGTGTAcagaaaagcaaaaggaaaacttTGAATTTATAGCTGTTTGGTATAACGATAATCGTCCAGATGAATGGAATGCTCTCGTTAAAAAGTTCATGGAAGATgcaaagaaaatgaacataGCAAATTCGAAATA CcttgtaataatatcgattgagAATCGTCATTCATTTCtcaagatttttcttatttgccTCTTCCaacattcatttctttcac aatttaacaaaaaaatcataatgGCGCATAATTTATGGATATTATCAATCGTTGTACTATCCAGTATGATTTTCTCAGTGTTCGCGAATAACTCGGATGATACCaaatatataacgaaatatgACAATATCAACGTAGATGAAATATTGAATACACCTCGATTACGTAATCAATATGTCGATTGTTACGTAGGACGTACACCGTGTGTGACGCCAGAAGCAAAATTCTTAAAAG ATGTACTGCCGGAAGTTTTAGTGAccaaatgtaaaaaatgttCAGATAAGCAGAAAGTAATTTTCGACAAGGTGATAACTTGGTTTGAGGAAAACGATAAGGAAACTTGGAAGGTCATATTGGCGAAATCTATTAATGAGCATGTAAATGTCAGAAGTCGAAGATCATAG